From the genome of Terriglobales bacterium:
ATCTCCGAGGCCTGGATCACCGAATCGGCCCAAGGCAGGCGCCGGTAGAGCACCGGCACGCCATCGCTCAGGACGATCTGTGTCTGCTTGCCTAATGATTGCAGGATCTGCGAACAGGCCAGCACGGAACCGATGGCGTCGCCATCGGGACGGGCGTGGGAGGTCAGCACGAACGACTCGTGCTCATTGATCTTCTTGATGACCTCGCCCACCATTGGATTCTGCCCTCTACCTTTAAAAAACTTTATTTTAAAAACCCTTATTTTCTCTTCTTGATGCGCTGCAACAGTTTCTCGATCCGATCCTGGCGCGCCGTGGAAGTATCGAGCTGAAAGAAAAGCTCCGGTGCATGACGCAGCCCGAGCCGCTCTACCAGTTTGTGCCGGATGAAGCCTCGCGCCGCATTCAGCCCCTCAACGGTGTCGTCCGCTTCCTGCTCGGTCCCTTCCGCTTCCACAAACACACGCGCCGATTTGCCGTCGCTCGCAAGCAATACCTCGCTCACCGTGGCCAGGCCGATGCGCGGATCGCCCAGTTCGCCTTCAATCAAGGCTCCGATCTCGTCACGCAACGCGTCTGCCATGCGCTCGCGGCGATGCTGTACATTACGGTTCTGCATAAACTTGTTTGAAAGGGGGGACTAGTTTCCAATAGTTGTTTACAGGCTATTTTACTGGAGTCTTGGCCGCCAATGCCAAGAATTCACATTTAGAACGTGCTCAGGCTACTTCCTCTTTTGGCAAGCCCCAGATCACAGTTCCCAGTCTCGGATCATAAATACTCAACCCAAATATCTGTGATCTCCGCCCCGGTGGTGTTGGCAACGCGATGGGCTTCGCGCTCCACGTTCTGCATGAGGCCCTCCAGATAATCCCGCGAGCCGGAAATACTGACGACTGCTATAGTGGCCCGCTGCCATAAATCGGTCGCCTCCATCTCAGCTACGGAAACATTAAATTTCGCCCGCAGCCGGTCTTTCATGCTGCGCACCACCTGGCGCTTGTCTTTGAGCGAGTGCGCGCCTTCGATGCGGAGCTCGAGGGTGAGAGAGGCAATAGGCATCAGAACAACACTAGAAACGACTTCTGCGTATCTTCTGCAAATTGTCTCAACCGGATTGCGTGCTTGCGAAGCAGATCCGCGACCGTCCGGGTCGCACAATTTCCCGTTCGTATTAAGACAACTTTAGGTGGAAATCCCTGCAGCAAGGATCGCCTCTGAAATCCAACATCTTTAGTAACAATGATGAAACCATTTTTATGCGCGAAATCCCAGACGAGGTTGTCGTCAGCGGCTGATAAACCAACGAACCGTACGTGCGCCGATTCCGCAAAAAGATCTTCCAGTGCTTTTACAAGCTCATGGGAAAGATTTTGATCGAAGAGCAGTTTCACGCGGGAAGGTAAACAGTTTTGCGACCCGCATCAGCTGCAAAAGCCAGGGCCGCGCGGATATCTTCCCGCGTCAGGTCGGGAAAATCATGCAAAATTTCATCTTCAGACATGCCTGATGCTAAATAATCAAGAATGTCATACACGGAAATACGTAAGCCACGGATGCATGGCTGTCCACCCAGCTTGCCAGGCTCTATCGTGATGTACTTTCGGTAGTCCATACAGGCTAAATTAGCCCAGTCATAGGGCGTTTTCAATTAAAAACAACAGCACACTCTGGTACCGACCCCGCCCAGAAGGCCTACGCAATCGCTTCCGCCGACACGCGTTCGCTCATGAAGGCCTCAATAACGTCGCCTATTTTGATATCGCTGTAGTTGGCGATGCTTAAGCCGCACTCCATGCCGTTGCGGACCTCGGCCGCGTCGTCTTTGAAACGGCGCAGCGAGCCGACCTTGCCGGTAAAGATGACTACGTTATCGCGCAGCAGGCGGACCAGGGAATCGCGTTTGATGATGCCATCCTGCACGAAGCAGCCGGCTATGGTTCCCGCTTTGGGAACTTTGAAGGTATTGCGTACCTCGGCCCGGCCCAGGTAGGTTTCCTTGATGACAGGCTCGAGCAGCCCGGTCATGGCTTTCTTGATCTCGTCCTGCAGTTCGTAGATGATGGAGTGCAGGCGGATATCCACCTTTTCCTGGTCGGCCAACTCCTGCGCCTTGCGCTCGGGACGGACGTTAAAGCCGATGATGATGGCGTTCGATGCAGAAGCCAGCAACACGTCGGTTTCTGTGATGGCCCCGACGCCGGTGTGCAGGACCTTGATCTTGACCTTTTCATTGGAGAGTTTGGAGAGCGAGTCGGCCAACACTTCGACTGAACCCTGCACATCGCCTTTGAGGATGATGGGCAGCTCTTTCATGCCAGCGGTCTTCAACTGCTCCGCCAGGCCTTCCAGCGACAAACGTGAGGACTTGGCCAGCGTCGCCTCGCGCGCCTTGGCCTCGCGATATTGGGCAATCTGTTTGGCTTTGTCACGGTCAGCAACCACGCTGAGCTGGTCGCCTGCCTGCGGCAAGCCCTCGAGTCCCAGGACTTCTACCGGGGTTGAAGGCGGGGCCTGATCCACGGCATTGCCGCGATCATCGAACATGGCGCGCACCTTGCCGTAGGTGTTGCCCACAATGAAGGTATCGCCGTTGCGCAGGGTGCCGTTCTGCACCAGCACGGTGGCCACGGCGCCGCGTCCGCGGTCGAGCTTGGCTTCCAGCACTGCGCCGGTTGCCAGACGCTCGGGGGCAGCCTTCAGTTCACCCAAGTCAGCTACCAGGCAAATCATTTCCATCAGCAGATTCAGATTGGTCTTCTTCTTTGCGGAGACTTCGACGAAAACGGTCTTGCCTCCCCAATCTTCCGGCACCAGGCCACGATCGGCAAGTTGCTTCTTCGGACGCTCCGGCATCGCACCCGGTTTATCAATCTTGTTGATGGCAACAATGATGGGCACGTTAGCAGCGGCGGCGTGATCAATGGCTTCCACGGTCTGTGGCATGACACCGTCATCGGCTGCGACCACCAGTACGACGATATCCGTCACCTTGGCGCCGCGCGCACGCATGCGCGTAAAGGCTTCGTGACCTGGAGTATCGAGGAAGACGATCTCGCGTCCGAAGGCGGGCGAGTTGGTGTCCACAATTTTTACCTTGTAGGCCCCGATGTGCTGTGTAATGCCTCCCGCTTCACCGCCGGCAACATTCGTTTCGCGAATGGCATCGAGCAACGAAGTTTTGCCGTGATCAACGTGACCCATGATGGTGACCACAGGCGGACGGGCATGGCGGCGTCCGGCATCTTCATTCTTCTCTAGGCCAGCTTCCACCATCTGCTCGGCGTGCTGCTCAAAGCTGATAACGCTGGTATCGGCCCCGAACTGGCGTGACATCTCGCTTGCCAGCTCCGAATCCAAAGTCTGGTTGATGGAAGCAAACACACCGCGCGCCAGCAGGCGGGCGATAACGTCTTTAGGACGCACTTCCAGCTTTTCCGCCAGGTCCTTAACGCTGATGCCTTCGGTAATCGTGATCGAGCGGGTAATCGGCAGCGGCTCGTTGGAAACTGCGGCCATGGTAGGCGGCGGAACAAAGCCCTTCATCGGGCCTTCTTTTACACCGCGCGGAACATAGCGCTGTCCAGGACGGCGTGC
Proteins encoded in this window:
- the rbfA gene encoding 30S ribosome-binding factor RbfA, with the translated sequence MQNRNVQHRRERMADALRDEIGALIEGELGDPRIGLATVSEVLLASDGKSARVFVEAEGTEQEADDTVEGLNAARGFIRHKLVERLGLRHAPELFFQLDTSTARQDRIEKLLQRIKKRK
- a CDS encoding DUF503 domain-containing protein, yielding MPIASLTLELRIEGAHSLKDKRQVVRSMKDRLRAKFNVSVAEMEATDLWQRATIAVVSISGSRDYLEGLMQNVEREAHRVANTTGAEITDIWVEYL
- a CDS encoding DUF433 domain-containing protein; the protein is MDYRKYITIEPGKLGGQPCIRGLRISVYDILDYLASGMSEDEILHDFPDLTREDIRAALAFAADAGRKTVYLPA
- the infB gene encoding translation initiation factor IF-2; its protein translation is MPVEQEELQGSNDAKKVTQDGMDKIRINDLARELEVKSKAILDYLPTIGVDDKKSHSSSLEADQVERVRKHFQGEVEKAAAEKSRSKGGVADEIRTKIDLSKISKPGDVLKAISKKATTEISVPPPVAKPAPPVPPKPVVPVAAKPVTAVVPAPVEQPAPAPAPKFVAPVIERPSAERPPVPPATPAPPPQAAAPVAPPVVANVPRPPVTSAPAASAPPTAHKPAAAVPPPRRVITPQTGPRPVYLAPVQPRATVQPGQPIGQRSAPGRPVPGQPIFQRQRPSMPGAKPPLRPGERRLHPTRMSPTGVRPMGARPGPGAGAALPPPPEGTRRPAGGAARRPGQRYVPRGVKEGPMKGFVPPPTMAAVSNEPLPITRSITITEGISVKDLAEKLEVRPKDVIARLLARGVFASINQTLDSELASEMSRQFGADTSVISFEQHAEQMVEAGLEKNEDAGRRHARPPVVTIMGHVDHGKTSLLDAIRETNVAGGEAGGITQHIGAYKVKIVDTNSPAFGREIVFLDTPGHEAFTRMRARGAKVTDIVVLVVAADDGVMPQTVEAIDHAAAANVPIIVAINKIDKPGAMPERPKKQLADRGLVPEDWGGKTVFVEVSAKKKTNLNLLMEMICLVADLGELKAAPERLATGAVLEAKLDRGRGAVATVLVQNGTLRNGDTFIVGNTYGKVRAMFDDRGNAVDQAPPSTPVEVLGLEGLPQAGDQLSVVADRDKAKQIAQYREAKAREATLAKSSRLSLEGLAEQLKTAGMKELPIILKGDVQGSVEVLADSLSKLSNEKVKIKVLHTGVGAITETDVLLASASNAIIIGFNVRPERKAQELADQEKVDIRLHSIIYELQDEIKKAMTGLLEPVIKETYLGRAEVRNTFKVPKAGTIAGCFVQDGIIKRDSLVRLLRDNVVIFTGKVGSLRRFKDDAAEVRNGMECGLSIANYSDIKIGDVIEAFMSERVSAEAIA